One window from the genome of Petrotoga miotherma DSM 10691 encodes:
- a CDS encoding MarR family winged helix-turn-helix transcriptional regulator, whose protein sequence is MFNSEQDPSVISKISCLFRTVNSMMKKELEKYDIGRGQFHFLMYLLKNGDGISQEELKENLNFDKATTARAIKKLIKNGYLTKKIDDNDHRINRIFLTHKAYNIYNEMEKLNNYWEKIITDNLSLEEKEMVQDILNKMLDNILTYKAKDHQGVS, encoded by the coding sequence TTGTTTAATTCTGAACAAGATCCATCGGTTATTAGCAAGATATCCTGTTTATTCAGAACGGTGAATTCTATGATGAAAAAAGAACTTGAAAAGTATGACATTGGAAGGGGTCAATTTCACTTTCTTATGTACTTACTTAAAAATGGAGATGGAATAAGTCAAGAAGAATTAAAGGAAAATCTAAATTTTGACAAAGCTACCACTGCCAGAGCGATCAAGAAACTTATAAAAAATGGTTATCTTACCAAAAAAATCGATGATAACGATCATAGGATCAATAGGATATTCTTGACTCATAAAGCTTACAATATCTATAACGAAATGGAAAAGTTGAATAACTATTGGGAGAAAATTATAACAGATAATCTTTCACTTGAAGAAAAAGAAATGGTTCAGGATATATTGAATAAAATGCTCGATAATATACTAACATACAAAGCCAAAGATCATCAGGGGGTGTCGTAA
- a CDS encoding MATE family efflux transporter, which produces MEENTKKLENKKIGKLLMELSLPAIAAMLVQALYNFVDTIYIARGVGTLGIAGVSVAFPIQMIIMATAGMIGIGGGTLISRSLGAKDSERAEKALGNIFTTIFVLSIGLSILGTIFLDPILNLFGATPDILSYSEDYMSVILYGAIFFSIAMASHNVMRAEGNAKYAMISMIIPGILNIILDPIFIFGLNMEVKGAAVATVLSQFVGVVYIGYYFFSGKSSLKFHRKNFILDWHIMSETLAVGASAFVRQVAGSLLAIVLNNLLGTYGSSLHIAIFGVINRLFMFFFMPMFGIAQGFLPIAGYNYGAKRYDRVKEVLKKAAIAAITWSTVSFTLVQLFPGFLLSIFSTDPSLITEGIPALRIDAMFIWIVGFQVVGSALFQAIGRAGPALLLSMSRQILIFIPMVFIMSHFFGLMGIWYTFPVSDVLSALLTLFFVIREIKILNTLQKKQIQINDEGKEIEESYTSEGKHEYQPQEK; this is translated from the coding sequence TTGGAAGAAAATACTAAAAAGCTTGAAAACAAGAAGATAGGGAAGTTATTAATGGAATTATCATTACCAGCTATAGCTGCCATGTTGGTGCAAGCATTATATAATTTTGTCGATACTATATACATTGCAAGAGGTGTTGGTACACTTGGAATAGCTGGAGTATCTGTTGCGTTTCCCATTCAAATGATCATTATGGCTACTGCTGGAATGATAGGAATAGGTGGGGGGACATTAATATCCCGAAGTTTAGGAGCAAAGGATTCAGAACGCGCAGAGAAGGCTTTAGGGAACATTTTTACTACTATATTTGTTTTAAGCATAGGTCTTTCTATATTGGGGACAATCTTTTTAGATCCAATTTTAAATCTTTTTGGTGCTACTCCTGATATCCTTTCATACTCAGAGGATTACATGAGTGTAATCCTTTATGGAGCGATATTCTTTTCAATTGCAATGGCAAGTCACAACGTTATGAGAGCAGAAGGTAACGCAAAATATGCAATGATATCTATGATAATTCCAGGGATATTGAACATTATTCTTGATCCTATTTTTATATTTGGCTTAAATATGGAAGTAAAAGGTGCAGCAGTAGCTACGGTACTTTCTCAGTTTGTTGGGGTTGTTTATATAGGATACTACTTTTTCAGTGGGAAAAGTTCTTTGAAATTTCACAGGAAGAATTTCATATTAGATTGGCACATTATGTCTGAAACACTAGCGGTTGGAGCTTCTGCTTTTGTTAGGCAAGTTGCTGGGAGTTTACTAGCAATAGTTTTAAATAATTTGCTAGGAACGTACGGGAGTTCTCTGCATATAGCAATTTTCGGGGTAATAAATAGACTTTTTATGTTCTTTTTTATGCCTATGTTCGGTATCGCACAAGGTTTTTTACCAATAGCCGGTTATAACTACGGAGCTAAAAGATATGACAGAGTAAAAGAAGTTTTGAAAAAAGCAGCAATCGCTGCTATTACATGGTCTACAGTTTCGTTTACATTAGTTCAATTGTTTCCAGGTTTTCTACTTTCTATATTTTCAACGGATCCATCTTTGATTACCGAAGGGATTCCCGCTTTAAGGATAGACGCGATGTTTATATGGATCGTAGGTTTTCAAGTTGTAGGATCTGCTTTATTTCAAGCTATTGGTAGAGCTGGTCCGGCGTTGTTGTTATCAATGTCAAGACAAATATTGATATTTATTCCGATGGTCTTTATTATGTCGCACTTTTTTGGATTAATGGGCATCTGGTACACGTTTCCTGTTTCTGATGTTTTATCAGCCCTGTTGACATTATTTTTTGTAATCAGGGAGATCAAAATTCTGAATACTCTACAGAAAAAGCAAATTCAAATTAACGATGAAGGAAAAGAAATTGAAGAATCTTATACATCCGAAGGTAAACATGAATACCAACCCCAAGAAAAATAA
- the efp gene encoding elongation factor P yields the protein MIDVGDLRKGDFIVYQNEVYRVVEANKHFMGRGSGLIRTRLKNVMTGLIKEVSFSSGEKVQEADISFRKAQFLYNDGDHYYFMLLDTYEQYSLPAQELEEEKYYLTENLEVDLIFFNGNPISIQLPTVVILTVTDTEPNFKGNTVSGGGKPATLETGLKTTVPFFVERGQKIKVDTRTGEYIERA from the coding sequence ATGATCGACGTAGGAGACTTAAGAAAAGGAGATTTCATCGTTTATCAAAACGAAGTTTATCGTGTAGTTGAAGCCAATAAACATTTTATGGGAAGAGGTAGTGGTTTAATTAGAACCCGTTTAAAAAATGTCATGACAGGATTGATAAAAGAGGTTAGTTTTTCTAGCGGAGAAAAGGTTCAGGAAGCTGATATAAGTTTTAGGAAAGCCCAGTTTTTATATAATGATGGTGATCATTATTACTTTATGCTACTCGATACATATGAACAATATTCTTTGCCTGCTCAAGAATTAGAAGAGGAAAAATATTATTTAACCGAAAATTTGGAAGTTGATCTAATCTTCTTTAACGGGAATCCTATTTCCATTCAACTTCCCACCGTTGTTATTCTAACCGTTACAGACACAGAGCCTAACTTTAAAGGAAACACCGTGTCAGGTGGAGGCAAACCAGCAACGTTAGAAACTGGATTGAAAACCACAGTTCCTTTCTTTGTGGAAAGAGGTCAAAAAATAAAAGTAGACACCCGCACAGGAGAATACATAGAGAGAGCATAG
- a CDS encoding cold shock domain-containing protein, whose protein sequence is MRGKVKWFDSKKGYGFITGEDGNDVFVHFSAVQMDGYKKLEEDEEVEFDVVEGDKGPQASNVRPL, encoded by the coding sequence GTGAGAGGTAAAGTAAAGTGGTTTGATTCAAAGAAAGGTTATGGCTTCATCACTGGGGAAGATGGGAACGATGTATTTGTACACTTCTCAGCTGTTCAAATGGATGGCTACAAGAAGTTAGAAGAAGACGAAGAAGTTGAATTTGATGTAGTTGAAGGCGACAAAGGTCCTCAAGCTTCTAATGTAAGACCCTTATAA
- the deoC gene encoding deoxyribose-phosphate aldolase, with translation MKISELENIIKNETKRVENEFTFEERQANLKPQEVAKYIDHTLLKAFSTPSDVETLCKEAKDNYFYAVCVNPTYVSLSKEVLTDSNVKVATVIGFPLGANTIETKAYESENSIKNGADELDMVLNIGRLKAQEYDYIYDEIHAISSLTKDAKKLLKVIIETCYLSKEEKIAAVVISKLAGADFVKTSTGFGSGGAELENVGLMKFLAGNDMRVKASGGIRDLETALKMIGCGADRIGTSSGLKIIQGRI, from the coding sequence ATGAAAATTTCAGAATTAGAAAACATAATCAAAAACGAAACAAAAAGAGTTGAAAATGAATTCACTTTTGAGGAAAGACAGGCAAACTTAAAACCCCAAGAAGTAGCAAAATATATTGATCATACATTGCTTAAAGCCTTCTCAACACCTTCAGATGTAGAAACACTATGTAAAGAAGCCAAAGATAACTATTTCTATGCGGTTTGCGTTAATCCAACTTACGTAAGTTTATCAAAAGAAGTCCTTACAGATAGTAATGTGAAAGTAGCAACAGTAATTGGATTCCCATTGGGAGCCAATACTATAGAAACAAAAGCCTATGAATCTGAAAATTCGATTAAAAACGGCGCAGATGAATTAGATATGGTTTTGAATATAGGAAGGCTTAAGGCACAAGAGTATGATTATATTTATGATGAAATACATGCTATTTCTTCATTGACTAAAGATGCTAAAAAATTGTTAAAAGTTATAATTGAAACATGTTATCTTTCGAAGGAAGAAAAGATAGCCGCCGTTGTAATTTCAAAATTAGCTGGTGCGGATTTTGTTAAAACCTCTACCGGCTTTGGAAGCGGTGGTGCCGAATTGGAGAACGTGGGTTTAATGAAGTTTCTCGCGGGAAATGATATGAGAGTAAAAGCATCTGGAGGCATCAGAGACTTGGAAACAGCTTTAAAAATGATTGGCTGTGGAGCAGATAGAATAGGAACGAGTTCAGGACTAAAGATAATTCAAGGAAGGATATAA
- a CDS encoding thiamine ABC transporter substrate-binding protein translates to MKKFLAMLGVIVVLLSFAFSEELTVYVYESLSWIEEGTIQKFEKMNDCEVKVVKLGDAGNVLTRLVLEKKNPRADVVIGLDQSLAAKAVEEDLLIPYTPKNIENVKDKALIFDPEYYVVPYDYGVIAIIYDPENIQEELVSFEDLTKYKNSLIIQDPRASSTGQAFLLWTIAVYGNEWKDFWERLMPAILTVSPSWDDSFAKFEIGEAPMMVSYATDSAYSQYYYGSSKYKVFIPKEGAYVQIEGAGIVKGTDNLDLAQKFIEFMLTEDFQKEIPLKQWMFPVIDVELPEVYQYAVVPEKILTIPAQEISNNLERWLKEWEALLY, encoded by the coding sequence GTGAAGAAGTTTTTAGCGATGTTGGGTGTTATAGTTGTTTTGTTATCTTTTGCTTTTTCTGAGGAATTGACTGTCTATGTTTACGAAAGTCTCAGTTGGATTGAAGAAGGAACGATTCAAAAGTTTGAAAAGATGAACGACTGTGAAGTAAAAGTGGTAAAATTGGGTGATGCAGGTAACGTTCTCACACGGCTAGTTTTGGAAAAGAAAAATCCTCGAGCGGATGTAGTCATTGGGCTTGATCAATCGCTTGCTGCAAAAGCTGTTGAAGAGGATTTATTGATCCCTTACACACCAAAAAACATTGAAAATGTTAAAGACAAAGCGTTGATATTTGATCCCGAATATTATGTAGTTCCTTACGACTACGGGGTTATAGCCATCATTTATGATCCTGAAAATATACAAGAAGAATTAGTATCTTTTGAAGACCTAACGAAATATAAAAATTCTTTGATAATTCAGGATCCAAGAGCATCAAGCACTGGTCAAGCTTTTTTACTATGGACAATAGCGGTGTATGGAAATGAGTGGAAAGATTTTTGGGAAAGACTTATGCCTGCAATATTAACGGTGAGTCCGAGCTGGGATGATTCCTTTGCAAAATTTGAAATTGGTGAGGCACCCATGATGGTCAGCTATGCAACTGATAGTGCATACTCACAATATTACTATGGATCTAGTAAGTACAAGGTTTTTATCCCCAAAGAAGGTGCTTATGTTCAGATAGAAGGTGCCGGTATCGTTAAAGGTACTGATAATTTAGATTTAGCTCAGAAATTCATAGAATTTATGTTGACAGAAGATTTTCAAAAAGAAATACCTTTAAAACAATGGATGTTCCCAGTAATTGATGTTGAACTTCCTGAGGTTTACCAATATGCAGTGGTTCCCGAAAAAATTCTGACTATACCAGCCCAAGAAATTTCAAACAATCTAGAAAGATGGCTGAAAGAATGGGAGGCTCTATTATACTGA
- a CDS encoding ABC transporter permease, which translates to MDPRTWRILGFTFYQAILSSVLSLVITLIPAYFASRNEGIISKLLDNTIFIPFFFPPVSAVMAFTLVYSSVGILSKLGFSLDIMYTLKAIILAHVFYNSPIFVRYISEALRRVPASFIETASMEGAGKFKTFINIELPLIIPSISRALFLVFTYNFTSFAIVLSLGGVKYSTLEVAISTTLRSTLDFPKALSYALIQLLILTILNIFISKFEPISFEYEPFSQKKSGYLSRTLSIFYLIFEYSIVLVGIAASFFDFINMKFDISSFLNLFSKELNRIYPVVRSILNSFLVSTVSASFAVITAYFLLKNYSKLINVSVMATLGISSAFLGMALLYLNILFDIPFVLLLILGYFLITIPIAYSFLFQPIRGFDNKIVEAAKIDGANKLIIFLKVELPLLFSSFTSAFLQIFAIIFGEFTISYTMQVRDYFPLVSVVNYSLSSGRLYQEANALSGLNIIIIFFIFYISNKFAKKSET; encoded by the coding sequence TTGGATCCGCGTACGTGGCGGATCCTTGGTTTTACTTTTTATCAAGCTATTCTTTCATCTGTGTTGTCATTGGTTATAACTTTAATTCCAGCGTATTTTGCTTCAAGAAATGAAGGGATCATATCTAAATTATTAGATAATACCATTTTTATTCCTTTCTTTTTCCCACCCGTCTCGGCAGTTATGGCTTTCACTCTTGTTTATTCTTCAGTTGGTATTCTTTCAAAATTGGGTTTTAGTTTAGATATTATGTACACTTTGAAAGCAATAATATTAGCCCATGTCTTTTATAACTCTCCCATATTTGTTCGTTACATATCGGAAGCTCTTAGAAGAGTACCTGCAAGTTTTATAGAAACAGCCAGTATGGAAGGAGCGGGGAAGTTTAAAACTTTTATAAACATAGAATTACCTTTGATAATTCCGTCCATTTCTAGGGCTTTATTTTTAGTATTTACATATAACTTCACGAGTTTCGCGATTGTTTTAAGTTTAGGTGGGGTAAAATATTCAACTTTGGAAGTGGCTATTTCTACAACATTGAGAAGTACACTGGATTTTCCCAAGGCTTTGTCTTACGCATTGATTCAACTCTTAATCCTTACGATTCTTAATATCTTTATATCAAAATTTGAACCTATCTCTTTTGAATACGAACCATTCTCTCAAAAAAAATCTGGATATTTAAGTAGGACACTATCCATCTTTTACTTGATCTTTGAATATTCAATTGTTTTGGTAGGCATTGCAGCTTCTTTTTTTGATTTTATAAATATGAAATTTGATATATCTTCATTTCTGAATTTATTTTCTAAAGAATTGAATCGTATATATCCAGTGGTTAGATCAATCTTAAATTCCTTTTTAGTCTCGACAGTATCAGCTTCCTTTGCCGTAATAACAGCATATTTTCTATTGAAAAATTACAGTAAACTCATAAATGTGAGCGTAATGGCCACTTTGGGGATATCATCAGCATTTTTAGGTATGGCTCTACTTTATTTAAATATATTGTTTGATATTCCATTCGTATTGTTATTGATCCTGGGATATTTCTTAATAACCATACCTATCGCTTATTCATTTTTGTTCCAACCGATACGTGGCTTTGACAATAAAATAGTTGAAGCTGCAAAGATAGACGGAGCAAACAAACTAATCATCTTTCTAAAAGTAGAATTACCTCTTCTGTTTTCTTCTTTTACAAGTGCCTTTCTTCAAATATTTGCAATAATTTTTGGTGAATTCACCATCAGTTATACTATGCAAGTAAGAGATTACTTCCCACTTGTCAGTGTGGTTAATTATTCTCTTTCCTCAGGGAGATTATACCAAGAAGCAAATGCTTTAAGCGGGTTGAACATAATTATAATTTTCTTTATCTTTTATATAAGCAATAAGTTTGCAAAAAAGTCAGAAACTTAA
- a CDS encoding DUF2281 domain-containing protein yields the protein MHEKEIEEKIQKLPENLRREVLDYLDFLLGKYQGRENSRGKFKFDWEGGLSEIREEFTSIELQHKALEWR from the coding sequence ATGCATGAAAAAGAAATCGAGGAAAAAATTCAAAAGCTTCCCGAAAATTTGAGGCGAGAGGTTTTAGATTATTTGGACTTTTTACTAGGTAAATATCAAGGCAGAGAAAATTCAAGAGGTAAATTCAAGTTCGACTGGGAAGGAGGCTTATCAGAGATAAGAGAGGAATTCACTTCTATTGAACTGCAACACAAAGCTTTGGAGTGGAGATAA
- a CDS encoding type II toxin-antitoxin system VapC family toxin: protein MFLVDTNVFLEILLNQDKKDDCKAFLNNNIGNLNITDFSLHSIGVILFRYGKEDIFRRFVEDVMPNTKLLFLPMELYREVVNVRKILKLDFDDAYQYSIAKYHGLKVVTMDKDFERIKDVETLFL from the coding sequence ATGTTTTTAGTGGATACAAACGTATTTTTAGAAATTCTCCTCAATCAGGACAAGAAAGATGATTGCAAGGCGTTTCTGAATAACAATATCGGAAATCTCAACATAACGGATTTTTCCCTGCATTCTATTGGCGTAATCCTGTTTAGATATGGCAAAGAAGATATCTTTCGGAGATTTGTTGAAGATGTCATGCCTAACACCAAACTTCTGTTTTTACCGATGGAGCTATACAGAGAAGTTGTAAATGTAAGAAAAATCCTGAAATTAGATTTTGATGATGCATATCAATATAGCATAGCTAAATACCATGGATTGAAAGTAGTTACAATGGACAAGGATTTTGAGAGAATAAAGGATGTAGAAACTTTGTTTTTATAG
- a CDS encoding encapsulin-associated ferritin-like protein — translation MQDYHEPYEELSDKDRSYVYALNSLKEEIEAIDWYNQRAAVSKDPTIKEIMEHNRDEEIEHAVMLIEWLRRNMNGWDEELRTYLFTEKPLLEVEEEAVEGESKVESSSNKKGDLGLRGLK, via the coding sequence ATGCAAGATTACCATGAACCTTATGAAGAACTAAGTGACAAAGATCGTTCTTACGTCTATGCATTAAACAGTTTAAAAGAGGAGATAGAAGCGATAGATTGGTACAACCAAAGGGCAGCTGTTTCTAAAGATCCAACCATCAAAGAAATTATGGAGCACAATAGAGATGAAGAAATTGAACATGCGGTAATGCTTATCGAATGGTTAAGAAGAAACATGAATGGATGGGATGAAGAACTGAGAACTTATCTTTTCACAGAAAAACCATTGCTGGAAGTAGAGGAAGAAGCTGTTGAAGGAGAAAGCAAAGTAGAGTCTTCTTCAAATAAAAAAGGTGATTTAGGACTAAGAGGATTGAAGTAG
- a CDS encoding family 1 encapsulin nanocompartment shell protein has protein sequence MDFLKRELAPITEEAWEELDERAKEIFKNKLKIRPIIDVEGPYGWDYSSYNLGTNELVENPRDGLGWGIRQVLPLVEIRNPFVLKQWELDNIERGLETPDLEGLETAAKQLASFENKLILKGIEKANIIGLQTLAKQNSVESSKESVKDFVKSLFEVKKRFMEQGIEGPYTLVINKEIWQDLFSMNLSYPLDLVVKEIIDAKVKPMHDVDESFVISNRGGDFKLILGQDISLGYDSKFDEQLKFFFTESLTFHVVTPEAIVGLEM, from the coding sequence ATGGATTTTCTTAAAAGAGAGTTAGCTCCAATAACTGAAGAAGCTTGGGAAGAATTAGACGAAAGGGCAAAGGAGATTTTTAAGAACAAATTAAAAATAAGACCAATTATTGATGTAGAAGGTCCTTATGGATGGGATTATTCTTCATACAATTTAGGTACTAACGAACTCGTTGAAAACCCAAGAGATGGATTGGGATGGGGAATAAGACAAGTTTTACCTCTAGTAGAGATTAGAAACCCATTTGTTTTGAAACAATGGGAGCTTGATAATATCGAAAGGGGTTTAGAAACTCCGGATTTGGAAGGGTTAGAAACCGCTGCTAAGCAGTTGGCTTCATTTGAAAATAAATTAATTTTAAAAGGTATAGAAAAAGCCAATATAATTGGCTTACAAACGTTAGCTAAGCAGAATTCTGTAGAAAGTTCCAAAGAAAGCGTAAAAGATTTTGTTAAATCCTTATTTGAAGTAAAAAAAAGGTTCATGGAGCAAGGGATTGAAGGGCCATATACTTTAGTGATTAACAAAGAAATATGGCAAGATTTATTTTCCATGAATCTATCGTATCCTTTGGATTTAGTTGTAAAAGAAATTATAGATGCCAAAGTGAAACCTATGCATGATGTCGATGAAAGTTTTGTAATTTCTAATCGTGGTGGAGACTTTAAATTAATTTTAGGACAAGATATTTCCTTAGGATATGATAGCAAGTTTGATGAGCAACTCAAATTTTTCTTTACTGAAAGTTTAACTTTCCACGTAGTAACGCCGGAAGCTATAGTTGGATTAGAAATGTAA
- the dnaA gene encoding chromosomal replication initiator protein DnaA, which translates to MEKHELIEKLRSNMSRDTWNNWLTTAQILELDDKKVVVGLGNLFIKEAVEKRFGSIIKETINNITGKPLEVIFKEIPISKEQKNAVNGPIIKNRPLKLSEFNPEFTFDSFVTGNSNRIAYYSALEVCKNPGKYNPLFIYGDVGLGKTHLLHAIGNFLMENAPDLKVKYVTAEDFMNQMMDGIRASDMENFRERFRRNVDFLLIDDVQFLIGKNTVQSELFHTFNSLFNSRKQIVICSDRTPDELATFHPRLISRFEMGLITDIQAPDKATKYLIAKKMAQMISLQLTDDVAYYLAEHVDKNLRKLRGAIMNLLLQSQISGAPVNIESAKTIVNSMMRMNANKVRFQSPEVLETVKIDTVIDLVAAEFNINRKDIFSSSRKKEIALARQVLAYLFKTTMKLKTKDISEKLDKNHSTIIHSIKKIEHSLLMGNEMIKNKINNIKNKLEDEKGILTL; encoded by the coding sequence ATGGAAAAGCATGAACTAATAGAAAAACTACGTTCCAATATGTCTAGAGATACCTGGAATAACTGGCTTACAACGGCTCAAATTTTGGAATTAGACGATAAAAAGGTCGTTGTTGGATTGGGAAATTTATTTATTAAAGAGGCTGTCGAGAAAAGATTCGGCTCAATAATAAAAGAAACTATAAATAATATTACTGGAAAGCCTCTAGAAGTTATTTTTAAAGAAATACCCATTAGTAAAGAACAGAAAAATGCAGTAAATGGTCCAATAATAAAAAACAGGCCTTTGAAACTATCAGAGTTTAATCCTGAGTTCACTTTTGATAGCTTTGTTACGGGAAATTCCAATAGGATAGCTTATTATTCAGCCTTGGAAGTTTGCAAGAATCCTGGCAAATATAATCCTTTATTTATATATGGAGATGTTGGACTAGGTAAAACACATCTTTTACATGCAATAGGGAACTTTTTGATGGAAAATGCCCCTGATTTGAAGGTTAAGTATGTAACAGCCGAGGATTTTATGAATCAAATGATGGATGGAATAAGAGCTAGCGATATGGAGAACTTCCGAGAACGCTTTAGAAGGAATGTAGATTTTTTATTGATAGATGATGTTCAATTTTTAATTGGAAAAAATACCGTGCAAAGTGAACTTTTTCATACCTTTAATTCTCTTTTTAACTCAAGAAAACAGATAGTAATATGTTCCGATAGAACACCTGATGAATTGGCAACCTTTCATCCCAGATTGATTAGTAGATTTGAAATGGGTTTGATAACTGATATACAAGCACCTGATAAAGCAACGAAGTACTTAATAGCCAAGAAAATGGCACAAATGATTTCTCTTCAACTAACCGATGATGTTGCTTATTATTTAGCCGAACATGTCGATAAAAACCTAAGAAAACTTCGGGGCGCTATTATGAACCTTCTATTGCAAAGCCAAATTTCGGGTGCGCCAGTGAATATTGAATCTGCAAAAACGATAGTCAATTCAATGATGAGAATGAACGCAAACAAAGTTAGATTCCAATCACCAGAAGTTCTGGAAACTGTCAAAATAGATACCGTTATAGATTTGGTCGCTGCTGAATTTAATATTAATAGAAAGGATATCTTCTCATCATCCAGAAAAAAAGAAATAGCATTAGCACGTCAAGTTTTAGCTTATCTTTTTAAGACTACTATGAAGTTAAAAACCAAAGATATCTCCGAAAAATTAGATAAAAATCATTCCACTATTATTCATTCCATCAAAAAAATAGAACATTCTTTGTTGATGGGAAATGAAATGATAAAAAATAAGATCAATAACATCAAGAACAAATTGGAAGACGAAAAAGGGATTCTTACTTTATAA
- a CDS encoding ABC transporter substrate-binding protein has protein sequence MKRYLVSLFVVSVLFVGVWAQSTIVVGTTDKIRTLDPALCYDYFSSNILQNVLAGPVDYKVNSTEIVPNLFESWEVSDDGLEYLFQVRKGVVFEDGTPIDASVFKFSFDRVIKLGGDPAFLLSDIVKSTEVVDDYTFKVTLQYPFSAFVSVLGYTVGWPVNPKVFSADSFYDGAPSASGPYKVTEWIRDVRITLQANEKYFGEKPKTDRIIILFYENAATLRLALETGEIDIAFRHLDPRDIQDLKNSQNVQVIQGESPQIRMLVFNAQKEPFDDPLVRQAISLAVERDVIVEDVFLNMASPLYSLVPMGMWSHEDVFQEGDLEAAKQLLYQAGYDEKNKLVIDLWYSPTHYGTTEADVAQVLMESLEKTGIIDINLEYAEWATYVDYFLNGTMGMFLLGWYPDYIDPDDYLWPFLSESGARSMGSFYVNPVTESVMRAARVATDQEVRSQLYKLVQQDLAFNAPYVSLWQGVETVAAQNNIKGILLEPSQIFRYYLLYKE, from the coding sequence ATGAAAAGGTATTTGGTAAGTTTATTTGTTGTTTCGGTTTTATTTGTCGGTGTTTGGGCACAATCTACCATAGTTGTTGGAACTACAGACAAGATTAGAACTCTAGACCCAGCTTTGTGTTATGACTACTTTTCTAGTAACATTTTACAAAATGTTTTAGCTGGACCAGTAGACTACAAGGTTAATTCTACGGAAATTGTGCCCAATTTATTCGAAAGTTGGGAAGTATCTGATGATGGATTAGAGTATCTTTTCCAGGTACGAAAGGGTGTCGTTTTCGAAGATGGAACCCCTATAGATGCGTCCGTTTTTAAATTCTCCTTCGATAGGGTGATAAAACTTGGAGGTGATCCTGCGTTCTTACTCTCGGATATAGTTAAATCAACCGAAGTGGTCGATGATTACACCTTCAAAGTAACCCTTCAGTATCCTTTTTCGGCTTTTGTTTCCGTATTAGGTTATACAGTTGGATGGCCTGTTAATCCAAAGGTATTCTCAGCAGATAGTTTTTATGATGGAGCACCTTCCGCTTCTGGTCCATATAAAGTCACCGAATGGATAAGAGACGTCAGAATCACATTACAAGCAAATGAGAAATACTTTGGTGAAAAACCAAAAACGGATAGGATCATCATTTTATTCTATGAAAACGCTGCAACGTTGAGATTGGCTTTGGAAACGGGTGAAATAGACATTGCATTCAGACATTTAGACCCAAGAGACATACAAGATTTAAAAAATTCTCAAAATGTTCAAGTTATCCAGGGTGAAAGTCCACAAATCAGAATGTTAGTTTTCAATGCACAGAAAGAACCTTTCGACGATCCTTTGGTAAGGCAAGCGATTTCCTTAGCTGTTGAAAGAGATGTAATAGTCGAAGATGTATTTTTAAATATGGCATCACCACTATATTCTCTAGTACCAATGGGAATGTGGAGCCACGAAGATGTCTTCCAAGAAGGAGATCTTGAGGCTGCAAAACAACTTCTGTATCAAGCTGGTTACGACGAAAAAAACAAACTGGTGATTGATCTTTGGTACAGCCCTACTCATTATGGAACAACCGAAGCAGATGTAGCCCAAGTTTTAATGGAATCCTTAGAAAAGACAGGAATTATCGATATCAACTTAGAATATGCGGAATGGGCAACCTACGTTGATTATTTTTTAAACGGAACTATGGGTATGTTCTTATTGGGTTGGTATCCTGATTACATAGACCCTGATGACTATCTCTGGCCATTCTTAAGTGAAAGTGGAGCTAGATCGATGGGTAGTTTTTATGTCAACCCAGTAACTGAAAGTGTGATGAGAGCAGCAAGAGTAGCGACTGACCAAGAAGTTAGATCTCAATTGTACAAATTGGTTCAACAAGATCTAGCTTTCAACGCTCCTTACGTTTCACTTTGGCAAGGTGTAGAAACGGTCGCCGCCCAAAATAACATTAAAGGAATTTTATTAGAACCTTCCCAGATCTTTAGATATTATTTGCTCTACAAGGAATAA